From Variimorphobacter saccharofermentans, one genomic window encodes:
- the polA gene encoding DNA polymerase I produces MAKKIVLIDGHSILNRAFYGLPDMTTSKGEHTNAVLGFISIMFKILDEEKPDYLTVAFDTNHPTFRHEMYAEYKGTRKGMPEELREQVPVMKEVLKAMNIAILEKPGYEADDILGTLATRAEEAGNQVSLVSGDRDLLQLASDKIKIRIPKTKRTGTEIEDYYAQDVVERYHVTPKQFIDLKGLMGDASDNIPGVPGIGEKTAGKLIESYQSIENIYQHIDEMSPSKVTTSLKENREIAFLSKQLATINTNCDLEFKIEDATLGNLYNEEVYLLFKRLEFKSLLSRFQTEEVSHTTGIEKNFQWITEPGEASQIFASIQDKVAHPIGLQLIFENDSFLGLSLCKEEENIFFIQCDERITKEYLTISASHLARKGYLTSVIGLKEQLTYLKVTEKDNMFDASVAAYLLNPLTDTYHYDDIARDYIGLTVPSRDDLLGKNSLVSAMNENKEAFLSYACYSAYIAFRSAEKLRDLLFRAGMQQLFETIEMPLIYTLHDMEVRGIRVNKDALREYGDNLTVGIDKLEKNIYELVGEKFNINSPKQLGVILFEKLQLPFGKKTKTGYSTSADILEKLQSEHPVVAMILEYRQLTKLKSTYADGLAGYIQADERIHGKFHQTITATGRISSTDPNLQNIPIRMELGRQIRKVFIPEENYVFLDADYSQIELRVLAHMSGDERLIAAYREAKDIHRITASEVFHIPFEEVTPAQRSSAKAVNFGIVYGISSFGLGQDLNITRKEAERYIDKYFQTYPNVKAYLDRLVMDAKELGYSTTLFGRRRPIPELNSSNFMQRSFGERVAMNSPIQGTAADIIKIAMLRVNQKLKEGNYRSRLILQIHDELLVETHKEEIEQVAKIMVEEMQSAAELSVPLEAEVKEGNNWYEAK; encoded by the coding sequence ATGGCTAAGAAAATAGTATTAATTGATGGACACAGTATATTAAATAGAGCATTTTATGGACTTCCGGATATGACTACATCAAAGGGGGAACATACCAATGCAGTGCTTGGCTTTATAAGCATTATGTTTAAAATTCTAGATGAGGAAAAGCCGGATTATCTTACGGTAGCCTTTGATACCAATCATCCTACGTTTCGGCATGAAATGTATGCTGAATATAAGGGAACGAGAAAAGGAATGCCGGAGGAGCTGCGCGAACAGGTTCCTGTTATGAAGGAAGTGTTAAAAGCGATGAATATCGCGATTCTCGAAAAGCCGGGCTATGAAGCAGATGACATTCTAGGCACTTTAGCAACCAGAGCAGAAGAGGCTGGGAATCAGGTATCTTTGGTATCCGGTGATAGGGATTTGCTTCAGCTTGCCAGTGATAAAATCAAGATTCGAATCCCGAAGACAAAGAGAACAGGAACAGAGATTGAGGATTACTATGCTCAGGACGTAGTGGAACGCTATCATGTTACACCGAAGCAGTTTATTGATCTGAAAGGCCTTATGGGTGATGCTTCGGATAATATTCCCGGTGTTCCCGGAATAGGAGAAAAAACAGCCGGCAAGTTAATTGAAAGCTATCAGTCTATCGAAAATATATACCAGCATATCGATGAAATGAGTCCAAGTAAAGTAACAACATCGCTTAAGGAGAATCGCGAAATTGCATTCTTATCAAAGCAGTTAGCGACAATCAATACAAATTGTGATTTGGAATTTAAGATAGAGGATGCGACTCTTGGTAATTTATATAATGAGGAGGTCTATCTACTCTTTAAACGCCTTGAGTTCAAGAGTCTTCTGTCCAGATTTCAGACAGAGGAAGTGAGTCATACCACCGGAATTGAGAAAAACTTTCAGTGGATTACTGAACCCGGAGAAGCTAGTCAAATCTTTGCATCTATACAGGATAAAGTCGCTCATCCGATAGGATTACAGCTGATATTTGAGAATGACAGCTTTCTTGGTTTATCTCTATGTAAGGAAGAGGAGAATATATTCTTTATTCAATGCGATGAACGTATTACAAAGGAGTATTTAACGATCAGTGCGAGTCATCTGGCAAGGAAAGGCTATCTGACCTCCGTTATAGGATTAAAAGAACAGCTAACTTACCTTAAGGTGACAGAAAAGGATAATATGTTTGATGCTTCCGTTGCGGCATATCTGCTTAATCCATTAACGGATACCTATCATTATGATGATATTGCCAGAGATTATATTGGGCTTACTGTGCCCTCCAGAGATGATTTATTAGGAAAGAACAGTCTTGTTTCTGCTATGAATGAGAACAAGGAAGCCTTTTTATCCTATGCTTGTTATAGCGCTTACATTGCTTTTCGTTCTGCAGAAAAGTTGCGTGATTTATTATTCCGAGCTGGTATGCAGCAGCTATTTGAGACAATCGAAATGCCGTTAATCTATACGCTCCATGATATGGAGGTTCGAGGAATCAGAGTAAACAAAGACGCTCTCAGAGAATATGGCGATAATTTAACCGTAGGAATTGATAAGCTGGAAAAGAATATCTATGAATTAGTGGGTGAGAAATTCAATATTAATTCTCCGAAACAGCTGGGCGTCATCTTATTTGAAAAGCTTCAGCTTCCCTTTGGTAAAAAAACCAAAACTGGATACTCCACCTCTGCGGATATTTTAGAAAAGCTTCAGTCCGAGCATCCTGTTGTGGCAATGATTCTGGAGTATCGGCAACTAACCAAGTTGAAATCCACCTATGCGGATGGTCTGGCAGGATATATTCAGGCAGATGAGCGGATCCATGGTAAGTTTCATCAGACTATAACCGCCACAGGTAGAATCAGCAGTACGGATCCGAACCTGCAGAACATTCCGATCCGGATGGAGTTGGGAAGACAGATTCGTAAAGTTTTCATTCCAGAGGAGAATTATGTCTTCTTAGATGCTGATTATTCCCAGATTGAACTTCGTGTTCTGGCACATATGTCAGGGGATGAAAGGCTGATTGCTGCATATCGGGAAGCGAAGGATATTCACCGGATTACGGCTTCAGAGGTATTCCATATACCGTTTGAGGAAGTGACACCAGCACAGCGAAGCAGTGCTAAGGCAGTCAACTTCGGTATTGTATATGGTATCAGCTCCTTTGGACTGGGGCAGGACCTGAATATTACCCGTAAGGAAGCAGAGCGGTATATTGATAAGTATTTCCAGACCTATCCGAATGTGAAAGCATATCTAGATCGATTGGTAATGGATGCTAAAGAATTAGGATACTCTACCACCTTATTCGGACGCAGGAGACCGATACCGGAGCTAAACTCCAGTAATTTTATGCAACGCTCCTTCGGTGAAAGAGTAGCTATGAATTCACCAATACAGGGAACGGCTGCGGATATTATTAAGATTGCCATGCTTCGGGTAAACCAAAAACTTAAGGAAGGTAACTATCGTTCCAGACTTATTCTTCAGATACATGATGAATTATTAGTAGAGACACATAAAGAGGAAATCGAACAGGTGGCCAAAATCATGGTAGAGGAGATGCAGAGTGCTGCTGAATTATCAGTTCCTTTAGAAGCTGAGGTAAAAGAAGGAAATAACTGGTACGAAGCGAAATAG
- the coaE gene encoding dephospho-CoA kinase (Dephospho-CoA kinase (CoaE) performs the final step in coenzyme A biosynthesis.), giving the protein MKVIGITGGIGSGKSLVADILKKKYNAYIVNTDAIAKKQMEPGGASYQGVIDYFGQDIVAEDKSIDRQKLSAIVFDNKEKLKKLNELTHPQVLKAVLEEVNTLREVGNIPYIVIETALMIEAGYDYFCDEVWYVYSPEEERRKRLKRDRDYSDEKMDAIFKSQSKDAAFRERYSIIIENTGDVDELEVQIQRLLLD; this is encoded by the coding sequence ATGAAGGTAATAGGAATAACTGGTGGAATTGGCAGTGGTAAATCACTGGTGGCAGATATATTAAAGAAGAAGTACAACGCTTATATTGTCAATACGGATGCGATAGCAAAGAAACAGATGGAGCCGGGAGGCGCAAGCTATCAAGGCGTTATTGATTATTTCGGGCAGGATATTGTTGCAGAAGATAAATCCATCGATCGTCAAAAGTTATCTGCTATTGTATTTGATAATAAGGAAAAATTAAAAAAGTTAAATGAACTTACCCATCCTCAGGTACTTAAAGCGGTTTTGGAGGAAGTCAATACATTACGGGAAGTTGGTAATATTCCATATATCGTAATAGAGACAGCGTTAATGATTGAAGCCGGCTATGATTATTTCTGCGATGAGGTATGGTACGTATATAGTCCGGAGGAAGAAAGACGAAAGCGACTGAAAAGGGATAGAGATTACTCGGATGAGAAGATGGATGCTATTTTTAAGAGTCAGAGTAAAGATGCCGCATTCAGGGAGAGATATAGTATTATTATAGAGAATACAGGAGATGTCGATGAACTGGAAGTACAGATACAAAGACTGTTATTAGACTAA
- a CDS encoding MBL fold metallo-hydrolase has protein sequence MKLCSIASGSSGNCIYVGSNNTNLLVDAGISAKRIENGLNGIDIFPDTIQGILITHEHSDHISGLGILARRYHIPIYATYETVRSIQSIKSLGDIPVELFRYVKPNESFLINDIQVEPFSTSHDAANPVCYTMQSEGHKIGIATDLGKYDDYIISKLEDSELLFIEANHDVNMLMVGKYPYYLKQRILGDRGHLSNETSANLINRLIHPKLKNILLAHLSKENNYEELAYETVCCELTNCGSDFLAGNVNVAHRDRPSSMVMV, from the coding sequence ATGAAATTATGCAGTATAGCAAGCGGCAGCAGTGGGAACTGCATTTATGTCGGAAGCAATAATACGAATTTACTGGTAGATGCCGGAATTAGTGCAAAGAGAATAGAAAATGGACTGAATGGGATAGATATATTTCCGGATACCATACAGGGGATACTGATTACCCATGAGCATTCCGACCATATATCCGGTCTTGGGATACTGGCACGCAGATATCATATTCCGATCTATGCAACCTATGAGACAGTACGTTCCATTCAATCAATAAAGAGCTTGGGTGACATTCCGGTTGAACTATTTCGCTATGTTAAACCGAATGAAAGCTTTTTGATAAATGATATTCAGGTAGAGCCATTTTCAACTTCCCATGATGCGGCCAATCCGGTATGCTATACGATGCAATCGGAGGGGCATAAAATCGGTATTGCAACAGACCTGGGAAAATACGATGATTATATCATATCGAAGCTGGAGGACTCAGAGCTTTTATTTATTGAAGCGAACCATGATGTAAATATGCTGATGGTAGGGAAGTATCCTTATTATTTAAAGCAAAGAATATTAGGAGATCGAGGCCATTTATCCAATGAGACCTCTGCGAATCTAATTAACCGTTTAATTCATCCCAAATTGAAAAATATATTGCTGGCACATCTTAGTAAAGAAAATAATTATGAGGAACTTGCATATGAGACAGTTTGTTGTGAATTAACGAACTGTGGCAGTGATTTTCTAGCAGGAAATGTAAACGTAGCTCATCGGGATAGACCGTCATCGATGGTTATGGTATAA
- a CDS encoding ACT domain-containing protein: MKRTVITVVGKDTVGIIAKVCTYLANNRINILDISQTIVQGFFNMMMIVDLTDVPKDFDEVSEELEQIGAEIGVIIKTQREEIFDKMHRI, translated from the coding sequence ATGAAAAGAACAGTAATCACAGTGGTTGGTAAGGATACCGTAGGTATTATTGCAAAGGTTTGTACCTATTTAGCAAATAATCGTATTAATATTTTAGATATTTCTCAGACGATTGTTCAAGGCTTCTTTAACATGATGATGATTGTGGATTTGACAGATGTTCCGAAGGATTTTGATGAGGTATCGGAAGAACTGGAGCAGATTGGTGCGGAAATCGGAGTAATTATTAAGACTCAGCGTGAAGAAATCTTTGATAAAATGCACAGAATATAA
- a CDS encoding PFL family protein, with protein MINIHEVIETNKMIEQENLDVRTITLGISLLDCADPNLEELNRKIYDKITTIAKDLVSTGNKIQREYGIPIVNKRISVTPISLVGAAACKTPEDYVTIAKTLDRAASTVGVNFIGGYSALVSKAMTVSDELLIKSIPTALSQTERVCSSVNVGSTKTGLDMNAVKLLGEIILQTSELTKDRDSIGCAKLVVFCNAPDDNPFMAGAFHGVTEGDAVINVGVSGPGVVKKALESARGADFETLCETIKRTAFKITRVGQLVAQEASKLLNVPFGIIDLSLAPTPAVGDSVAEILEEIGLEYVGAPGTTAALALLNDQVKKGGVMASSYVGGLSGAFIPVSEDQGMIDSVEAGALSLEKLEAMTCVCSVGLDMIAIPGDTKATTISGIIADEMAIGMINQKTTAVRIIPVIGKSVGDRVEFGGLLGYAPVMKVNPFGCDDFINRGGRIPAPIHSFKN; from the coding sequence ATGATCAACATACATGAAGTCATCGAAACGAATAAGATGATTGAACAGGAAAATCTGGACGTCAGAACAATTACACTTGGTATCAGTTTACTGGATTGTGCTGATCCGAATCTGGAGGAACTAAACCGGAAGATTTACGACAAGATAACGACTATTGCTAAGGATCTCGTGTCCACCGGTAATAAAATTCAGAGAGAATATGGAATACCCATTGTAAATAAAAGAATTTCTGTTACACCGATTTCATTAGTAGGTGCAGCAGCATGTAAAACACCGGAGGATTATGTAACAATTGCGAAAACCTTAGATCGTGCGGCATCTACAGTGGGTGTGAATTTTATCGGAGGATATTCCGCTTTGGTTTCAAAAGCAATGACGGTCAGTGATGAGCTGTTAATCAAATCAATTCCCACAGCATTGAGTCAGACAGAAAGAGTCTGTAGTTCGGTGAATGTCGGCTCTACGAAGACCGGACTTGATATGAATGCTGTAAAACTTCTTGGTGAGATCATTCTTCAGACATCAGAACTAACCAAAGACAGGGATTCCATTGGATGTGCCAAATTAGTGGTATTTTGTAATGCTCCCGATGACAATCCGTTTATGGCAGGAGCCTTCCATGGTGTAACGGAAGGAGATGCGGTAATCAATGTGGGTGTTAGCGGTCCCGGTGTAGTAAAAAAGGCATTGGAAAGTGCTCGGGGAGCAGATTTCGAGACCTTATGTGAAACAATTAAGAGGACTGCATTTAAGATTACTCGTGTAGGTCAGCTTGTTGCTCAGGAAGCCTCTAAGCTACTGAATGTTCCATTTGGTATTATTGATTTATCCTTGGCACCTACACCTGCAGTTGGTGATAGTGTAGCTGAAATTCTGGAAGAGATTGGATTAGAATATGTAGGGGCACCCGGAACGACAGCCGCATTAGCTTTATTGAATGATCAGGTTAAAAAGGGTGGTGTAATGGCTTCCTCCTATGTAGGAGGATTAAGTGGAGCTTTTATTCCCGTTAGTGAGGATCAGGGTATGATTGATTCTGTAGAAGCCGGAGCATTATCCCTGGAGAAACTGGAAGCAATGACCTGTGTATGCTCCGTAGGTCTTGATATGATTGCAATTCCAGGAGATACGAAAGCAACGACAATTTCAGGAATTATAGCCGATGAGATGGCAATCGGAATGATTAATCAGAAAACAACAGCGGTAAGAATTATTCCGGTCATTGGTAAATCTGTAGGAGACCGCGTAGAATTTGGTGGTCTGCTTGGTTATGCACCAGTTATGAAAGTGAATCCTTTTGGATGTGATGACTTCATTAATCGTGGAGGTAGAATTCCTGCACCGATACACAGTTTTAAGAATTAA
- a CDS encoding aminoacyl-histidine dipeptidase: protein MEKNLEIQDYKRIFHYFQEISAIPRGSGNEEEISEYLVSFAKEHHLEYTQDEANNVIMIKEATSGYENEPAIILQGHMDMVCEKRKEHTHDFLKDGIKIIVEGDYLRADGTTLGADNGIAVAYILALLSDETLPHPRLEAIITTDEEVGMNGAKALDLSKLHGKYMINLDSEEEGYLLCSCAGGLTGTSTLPVKRVSEYGKKIRISIGGLLGGHSGIDIGNNRSNATKLIGRLLFELREREAYGLIHLQGGYKDNVIPREAEAEIFLSASGEQSLTDVYLRFEQAIEDIMQSIQKELSGSEPELNWKIEDMGEDTYDIIHSVSFEKILFFLVHMPYGVQVMSSNVEGLVESSINLGITQIEEDKAVFCNSIRSSFSSYKKNLSDRLNYMASFLGGDYFVRAEYPAWEFKKDSPLREHIQKIYQRLYGKQMKVEAIHAGLECGIIYEKLPGVDIVSIGPDMTGVHTIEEKLSISSTIRVYQLLEMIIMEKIEE, encoded by the coding sequence ATGGAGAAGAACTTAGAAATTCAGGATTACAAGAGAATTTTTCATTATTTTCAGGAAATATCAGCAATACCCAGAGGTTCGGGAAACGAAGAGGAAATTAGTGAATATTTGGTTTCCTTTGCAAAAGAACATCATTTGGAGTACACTCAAGATGAAGCGAATAATGTCATAATGATTAAAGAAGCTACCTCAGGATACGAGAATGAACCTGCAATTATCTTACAGGGGCATATGGATATGGTCTGTGAAAAACGTAAGGAGCATACACATGACTTTCTTAAGGATGGTATTAAGATTATTGTGGAGGGGGACTATCTCCGTGCAGATGGTACAACCCTGGGAGCGGACAATGGAATAGCGGTTGCGTATATTTTAGCTCTTCTATCTGATGAAACACTACCGCATCCAAGACTGGAAGCAATCATTACGACGGATGAAGAAGTGGGAATGAACGGAGCGAAAGCTCTGGACCTTTCTAAATTACATGGGAAATACATGATTAATCTGGACTCGGAAGAAGAGGGATATCTCCTGTGCAGTTGTGCAGGTGGCTTGACCGGTACCAGTACACTTCCGGTAAAAAGAGTATCAGAGTACGGTAAGAAGATAAGGATAAGCATTGGTGGGTTATTGGGTGGACATTCCGGTATAGATATCGGTAATAACCGCTCCAATGCGACCAAGCTGATCGGAAGGTTGCTTTTTGAACTCAGAGAAAGAGAAGCTTATGGACTCATTCATTTGCAGGGTGGTTATAAAGATAATGTCATCCCACGGGAGGCAGAAGCAGAGATTTTTCTATCAGCCAGTGGGGAACAGAGCTTGACCGATGTATATCTTCGTTTTGAACAAGCTATCGAAGATATCATGCAGAGCATTCAAAAAGAGTTATCAGGAAGTGAGCCTGAGTTGAATTGGAAGATCGAGGACATGGGAGAGGATACTTATGATATCATCCATTCAGTTTCCTTCGAGAAAATACTCTTTTTCCTGGTGCACATGCCTTATGGAGTTCAGGTGATGAGCTCCAATGTAGAAGGTCTTGTAGAAAGCTCTATCAACTTGGGAATTACTCAGATTGAAGAGGACAAGGCTGTATTCTGCAACTCAATTCGTAGCTCATTTAGTAGCTATAAGAAGAATCTTAGCGATCGTCTTAATTATATGGCGAGTTTCTTAGGCGGGGATTATTTTGTTCGAGCAGAATATCCTGCATGGGAGTTTAAAAAGGATTCACCATTGAGAGAGCATATTCAGAAGATATACCAAAGACTTTATGGTAAGCAGATGAAGGTTGAGGCCATCCATGCCGGACTGGAATGCGGGATAATCTATGAGAAGCTTCCCGGAGTTGATATCGTTTCCATTGGTCCCGACATGACAGGGGTTCATACAATTGAAGAAAAGTTAAGTATTTCTTCAACAATTCGGGTATATCAATTACTGGAAATGATAATTATGGAAAAGATAGAAGAATAA
- a CDS encoding LCP family protein, with translation MDKDNSNSTFDFEFDPEFNTNFYKNIDRVLGDANADETELANEDINEQDQIAQNTTEEIDLSEDQFDYASTNEDTVEEDVNDSYHGHTAYQNTVEYHKNERLKMEETAQQQFSEKVAINEDIDEALHYINASLARQICEEMDAEEQPEEQELQPQQKKHSWFRIQSGVLLTLLFLVGLGFFLGTTKPGNKILMNMGIDIGGKIWEAMTDDFEETAEAIADTDYLDEEDLASDLPEYDQNKIVWPDHPGDGRHEDGVYNILLLGEEAIGSGTSRGRTDVIIIATMNTITKDVKLTSLMRDLYVQIPGYKDNKLNTAYEKGGLELLYETIALNFDIRLDGCVMVNFENFEKIIDTMGGLEITLTAGEARYLNSTNYISNPKYRNVVEGKQLLNGNQVLGYSRVRKRATITGNNNDYGRTDRHRIILNAIFEKYKNKSKVELAPIMFSLLPMIKTDIDSKNFEVLLNTFIDMGTMDMEQLRIPVDGAFTDNVSVRGMDVLIPDLEKNTNVLHEFIFGPSVTATTNDTTVGTGTTTNSTTSTDSTANQ, from the coding sequence ATGGATAAGGATAATTCAAATTCTACATTTGATTTCGAGTTTGATCCTGAGTTTAATACTAATTTTTATAAAAACATTGATCGAGTGCTGGGGGATGCTAATGCTGATGAGACGGAATTAGCGAATGAAGATATCAATGAGCAGGATCAAATTGCACAGAATACAACGGAAGAAATAGATTTATCAGAAGACCAATTCGATTATGCAAGTACGAATGAAGATACTGTAGAAGAAGATGTTAATGATTCTTATCATGGACATACAGCATATCAAAATACTGTAGAATATCATAAAAACGAAAGACTCAAAATGGAAGAAACTGCTCAGCAGCAATTCTCAGAAAAGGTAGCGATTAATGAGGACATTGATGAAGCATTACATTATATCAATGCTTCGCTGGCAAGACAGATATGTGAAGAAATGGATGCGGAGGAACAACCGGAGGAGCAGGAACTACAGCCTCAGCAGAAGAAACATAGTTGGTTTCGAATTCAAAGTGGAGTTCTTCTTACCTTACTTTTCCTTGTTGGATTAGGATTTTTCCTCGGAACAACGAAACCTGGTAATAAAATACTCATGAATATGGGAATCGATATCGGCGGTAAGATATGGGAAGCTATGACCGATGATTTCGAAGAAACGGCCGAGGCAATAGCAGATACGGATTATCTGGATGAAGAGGACCTGGCATCAGATCTACCAGAATATGATCAAAACAAAATTGTATGGCCGGATCACCCGGGAGACGGAAGGCATGAGGATGGTGTATATAATATATTATTATTAGGAGAAGAGGCCATTGGTTCCGGTACTTCCAGAGGTCGTACTGATGTAATTATAATTGCGACCATGAATACCATCACGAAGGATGTGAAGCTTACCTCACTCATGCGTGATTTATATGTTCAGATTCCTGGATATAAGGACAATAAACTGAACACGGCATACGAAAAAGGCGGTCTTGAGCTGCTGTATGAAACCATAGCATTAAATTTTGATATTCGCTTGGATGGCTGTGTTATGGTAAACTTTGAGAACTTTGAAAAGATTATTGACACTATGGGTGGTTTGGAAATTACATTAACGGCAGGAGAAGCTCGATATTTAAATTCAACAAATTACATCTCTAATCCGAAATATCGTAATGTTGTCGAAGGCAAACAGCTGCTAAATGGAAACCAGGTACTTGGCTATAGCCGCGTACGTAAAAGAGCAACAATTACCGGAAATAATAATGATTACGGAAGAACTGACCGTCATCGAATTATTCTAAATGCTATTTTTGAGAAGTATAAAAACAAGAGTAAGGTGGAACTGGCACCTATCATGTTTAGCTTACTTCCAATGATTAAGACAGATATTGATAGTAAGAATTTCGAAGTCTTATTAAATACCTTTATTGATATGGGTACAATGGATATGGAACAGCTTCGTATTCCTGTCGATGGTGCTTTCACAGATAATGTCAGCGTTCGTGGAATGGACGTATTAATTCCGGATTTAGAAAAGAATACAAATGTTTTACATGAATTTATCTTTGGACCATCGGTGACTGCCACAACGAATGATACAACGGTAGGTACTGGTACTACAACGAACTCAACTACATCAACTGATAGTACTGCAAATCAATGA
- a CDS encoding M23 family metallopeptidase codes for MIENGINYDSFREMRLSEDTLEKVKKKMKRILNKNPFLQRLPEMDEFSLLTFSMMANSFDLVNKPLVDDKTFCRGIGKVCATPSYQELYDYYKAILSNIVYFPVPEVAEATIYYDNSWYNLRTYGGNRRHEGTDLMASNNIRGYFPVISITDGVVEKKGWLEQGGYRIGIRSEAGCYFYYAHLFSYAPELEEGDKVIAGQLLGFMGDSGYGEEGTIGQFDVHLHMGIYINSKIGEISVNPYWIMRILERNRTSYEEHRTSD; via the coding sequence ATGATTGAAAATGGCATTAACTATGATTCCTTTCGTGAAATGCGCTTATCAGAGGATACATTAGAGAAGGTAAAGAAGAAGATGAAGCGTATTCTGAATAAGAATCCATTCCTGCAAAGACTTCCGGAGATGGATGAATTCAGTTTGTTGACCTTTAGTATGATGGCTAACTCATTTGATCTTGTAAACAAACCGCTTGTAGATGATAAAACCTTTTGCCGAGGAATAGGAAAGGTATGTGCAACTCCATCGTATCAGGAGCTTTACGATTATTACAAAGCGATATTGTCGAATATCGTATATTTTCCGGTACCAGAAGTTGCAGAGGCTACAATATATTATGATAATAGCTGGTATAATCTTCGTACCTATGGCGGAAATCGCAGACATGAAGGGACAGATTTGATGGCTTCTAATAATATCAGAGGCTATTTTCCAGTCATCAGTATTACAGATGGAGTGGTTGAGAAAAAGGGATGGCTTGAGCAGGGTGGCTACCGCATTGGTATTCGATCAGAGGCCGGCTGTTACTTTTATTATGCTCATCTATTCTCCTATGCACCGGAGCTGGAAGAAGGTGACAAGGTTATAGCAGGCCAGCTTTTAGGATTTATGGGCGATAGCGGCTATGGTGAAGAAGGTACCATTGGACAGTTTGATGTTCATCTGCATATGGGGATTTATATTAATTCGAAAATTGGAGAAATTAGCGTGAACCCTTACTGGATCATGCGTATTTTAGAAAGAAACCGCACTAGTTACGAAGAACATAGGACTTCAGACTGA
- a CDS encoding cysteine desulfurase family protein yields the protein MEVYLDNSATTKITEGVRDTMLAAMYEDYGNPSSMHRLGMRAEQYIKEAAGIIASNLKVEPKEIIFTSGGTEANNLALIGTALANKRRGTHIITSRIEHPSIHQPLVYLEENGFEISFAPVDASGKLIKEALYELIKENTLMVSLMYVNNEIGSVQDIAEIASELKKRKKDVIFHVDAVQAYGKYRIYPKREGIDLLSFSGHKIHGPKGIGALYVSDKVRINPIVFGGGHQRGLRSGTENVSGIAGLGQAVAELYENHEAKVARMYQLKQKFLREVSTLEGITVNGIPEECMMDFELEHLRKTAPHIMSISFHGVRSEVFLHALEDKGIYVSSGSACSSHHPTPSVTLSAIGLPKDLLDSTLRFSMSEMTTEEEIDYTLEKIKELLPMLRRYTRKK from the coding sequence ATGGAAGTATATTTGGATAATTCTGCGACAACTAAGATTACAGAAGGCGTTCGGGATACGATGCTGGCTGCTATGTATGAGGATTATGGCAATCCTTCTTCCATGCATCGGCTTGGAATGAGGGCAGAGCAGTATATAAAAGAGGCTGCAGGTATCATAGCAAGCAATTTGAAGGTGGAACCGAAGGAGATTATATTTACCTCAGGAGGAACAGAGGCGAATAATCTCGCATTAATTGGAACCGCTCTTGCAAATAAACGGAGAGGAACACATATTATTACATCCCGGATTGAGCATCCATCCATTCATCAACCCTTGGTATACCTTGAGGAGAATGGCTTTGAGATTAGCTTTGCTCCTGTAGATGCTTCTGGAAAGCTGATCAAGGAGGCACTCTATGAGCTAATCAAAGAGAATACACTGATGGTGTCACTTATGTATGTGAATAATGAAATTGGCTCCGTTCAGGATATAGCAGAGATTGCATCAGAATTGAAAAAGAGAAAGAAGGATGTTATTTTTCACGTAGATGCTGTACAAGCCTATGGAAAATACCGTATCTATCCAAAAAGAGAAGGAATTGACCTCCTATCCTTCAGTGGACACAAAATTCATGGACCCAAGGGAATAGGAGCCTTATATGTAAGTGATAAAGTAAGAATAAATCCCATAGTTTTTGGAGGAGGGCATCAGAGAGGACTGCGTTCCGGTACGGAAAATGTTTCGGGAATTGCCGGGTTAGGACAAGCAGTTGCTGAACTGTATGAGAATCATGAGGCGAAGGTTGCTCGAATGTACCAACTGAAGCAGAAATTCCTCAGGGAAGTCAGTACCTTAGAGGGTATAACTGTGAATGGTATACCTGAAGAATGCATGATGGATTTTGAACTGGAGCATTTGAGAAAAACTGCTCCCCATATCATGAGTATCAGTTTCCATGGAGTGAGAAGTGAAGTGTTTTTGCATGCCTTAGAGGATAAAGGAATCTATGTTTCATCAGGATCTGCATGCAGCTCCCATCATCCGACTCCAAGTGTTACTCTTTCAGCAATCGGTCTGCCAAAGGATTTGCTGGATAGTACGTTGCGTTTTTCTATGTCCGAGATGACGACAGAAGAGGAAATAGATTATACCTTAGAGAAGATCAAAGAGCTGCTACCAATGCTCAGACGATATACTAGGAAAAAGTAG